The following coding sequences lie in one Equus asinus isolate D_3611 breed Donkey chromosome 1, EquAss-T2T_v2, whole genome shotgun sequence genomic window:
- the VIP gene encoding VIP peptides isoform X2 — MEIRSKPQLLVLLALCSMLFSQTLAWPLFGAPSALRLGDRLSFEEANEPDQVSLKADTDILQNVLAENDTPYYDVSRNTRHADGVFTSDFSRLLGQISAKKYLESLIGKRVSNNISEDQGPIKRHSDAVFTDNYTRLRKQMAVKKYLNSILNGKRSSEGESPDFLEELEK, encoded by the exons ATGGAAATCAGAAGTAAGCCTCAGCTCCTCGTGCTCCTGGCACTTTGTAGCATGCTCTTCTCACAAACATTGGCATGGCCTCTTTTTGGAGCACCTTCTGCTCTGAG GTTGGGTGACAGACTATCATTTGAAGAAGCAAATGAACCTGATCAAGTTTCACTAAAAGCAGACACTGACATCTTGCAAAATGTGTTAGCTGAAAATGACACACCCTACTATGATGTATCCAG GAACACCAGGCATGCGGATGGAGTTTTCACCAGTGACTTTAGTAGACTCTTGGGTCAAATTTCTGCCAAAAAATACCTTGAGTCCCTTATTGGAAAACGAGTTAG CAATAACATCTCAGAAGACCAGGGACCAATCAAACGCCACTCAGATGCCGTCTTCACTGACAACTATACCCGCCTTCGAAAACAAATGGCTGTAAAGAAATACTTGAACTCAATTCTGAACGGGAAAAGGAG CAGTGAGGGAGAATCTCCTGACTTCCTTGAAGagttagaaaaataa
- the VIP gene encoding VIP peptides isoform X3: MEIRSKPQLLVLLALCSMLFSQTLAWPLFGAPSALSRLGDRLSFEEANEPDQVSLKADTDILQNVLAENDTPYYDVSRNTRHADGVFTSDFSRLLGQISAKKYLESLIGKRVSNNISEDQGPIKRHSDAVFTDNYTRLRKQMAVKKYLNSILNGKRSEGESPDFLEELEK; this comes from the exons ATGGAAATCAGAAGTAAGCCTCAGCTCCTCGTGCTCCTGGCACTTTGTAGCATGCTCTTCTCACAAACATTGGCATGGCCTCTTTTTGGAGCACCTTCTGCTCTGAG TAGGTTGGGTGACAGACTATCATTTGAAGAAGCAAATGAACCTGATCAAGTTTCACTAAAAGCAGACACTGACATCTTGCAAAATGTGTTAGCTGAAAATGACACACCCTACTATGATGTATCCAG GAACACCAGGCATGCGGATGGAGTTTTCACCAGTGACTTTAGTAGACTCTTGGGTCAAATTTCTGCCAAAAAATACCTTGAGTCCCTTATTGGAAAACGAGTTAG CAATAACATCTCAGAAGACCAGGGACCAATCAAACGCCACTCAGATGCCGTCTTCACTGACAACTATACCCGCCTTCGAAAACAAATGGCTGTAAAGAAATACTTGAACTCAATTCTGAACGGGAAAAGGAG TGAGGGAGAATCTCCTGACTTCCTTGAAGagttagaaaaataa
- the VIP gene encoding VIP peptides isoform X1 yields the protein MEIRSKPQLLVLLALCSMLFSQTLAWPLFGAPSALSRLGDRLSFEEANEPDQVSLKADTDILQNVLAENDTPYYDVSRNTRHADGVFTSDFSRLLGQISAKKYLESLIGKRVSNNISEDQGPIKRHSDAVFTDNYTRLRKQMAVKKYLNSILNGKRSSEGESPDFLEELEK from the exons ATGGAAATCAGAAGTAAGCCTCAGCTCCTCGTGCTCCTGGCACTTTGTAGCATGCTCTTCTCACAAACATTGGCATGGCCTCTTTTTGGAGCACCTTCTGCTCTGAG TAGGTTGGGTGACAGACTATCATTTGAAGAAGCAAATGAACCTGATCAAGTTTCACTAAAAGCAGACACTGACATCTTGCAAAATGTGTTAGCTGAAAATGACACACCCTACTATGATGTATCCAG GAACACCAGGCATGCGGATGGAGTTTTCACCAGTGACTTTAGTAGACTCTTGGGTCAAATTTCTGCCAAAAAATACCTTGAGTCCCTTATTGGAAAACGAGTTAG CAATAACATCTCAGAAGACCAGGGACCAATCAAACGCCACTCAGATGCCGTCTTCACTGACAACTATACCCGCCTTCGAAAACAAATGGCTGTAAAGAAATACTTGAACTCAATTCTGAACGGGAAAAGGAG CAGTGAGGGAGAATCTCCTGACTTCCTTGAAGagttagaaaaataa